CGAAGCCTTTCATCAATCGTTAAGCATGGCCAGTCGTTCTTCGCGGGTTGAGCTGGAAGGGGAGTCGTTATTGGCGGTGCTCAATGATGTGTTGTTTGAGTTTTCGTTTGACGCCGCCGAGATATCCACCCTGTGGCTGTGTCTGGATTGCCGCATGGTTATCAGCGCCCGCACCAAGCCGCTGCGCTCAATCGACCGCTTGCGCGAGGCGGTGCGCGGTGGTGTCAATCTGCGCTCGCCGGTGGATTTGCTGGTGCGTTTGCTGAGTTTGCAGGCCAGTGTGCTGGAGCAGATCGTGCGCGATTCGGCGCAGGAGGTTGATCGCATTGAAGACCGCTTGCTGGCAGATCGACTGGAGCGCCGTCGGGTCAACTTGGGCAGCTTGCGACGTGTGCTGGTCCGCCTGCAACGTTTGCTGGCACCTGAACCCGCCGCACTGTTTCGCTTGCTGAGTCGGCCGCCCAAGTGGATTGCCGAGGCCGATGTCAACGAGTTGCGCCAATCCACCGAAGAGTTCGCCGCTGTGCTGACCGATCTGGCCGCG
This genomic interval from Silvimonas soli contains the following:
- a CDS encoding transporter, coding for MEIGHFGGYGADASGLVCGFLFSPAGVSALTSDAAKDWLAQPAPPDQFIWLHFNIAQAATARWMDEHLPLPEAFHQSLSMASRSSRVELEGESLLAVLNDVLFEFSFDAAEISTLWLCLDCRMVISARTKPLRSIDRLREAVRGGVNLRSPVDLLVRLLSLQASVLEQIVRDSAQEVDRIEDRLLADRLERRRVNLGSLRRVLVRLQRLLAPEPAALFRLLSRPPKWIAEADVNELRQSTEEFAAVLTDLAALHERIKLLQEEIAAHINEQDNRSLFVLTIVTVLALPFNIIAGLLGMNVGGIPFAQHANGFWIVVGVVATVTGTAGWYAWRKWRE